A region of Streptomyces paludis DNA encodes the following proteins:
- a CDS encoding SigE family RNA polymerase sigma factor, with the protein MKSFSKAGGGNTIAFDEFARSRQAHLRRAAYLLCGDWHLAEDLVQTSLAKLYAVWHRVHMDSPDGYARRVLFRTFLDENRRRRWWDRPTAHEYDVAAPAQDPELRLTLLAALRQVPDRSRAVLVLRFWEDQSVEETAAALGCSAGTVKSQTSRGLATLRRVLGDTPLTPSGNGAWTGAGTGAGGRAGVSYPKAER; encoded by the coding sequence ATGAAGTCCTTCTCCAAGGCGGGCGGCGGTAACACCATCGCCTTCGACGAGTTCGCGCGCAGCCGGCAGGCGCATCTGCGCCGTGCGGCGTATCTGCTGTGCGGCGACTGGCACTTGGCCGAGGACCTGGTCCAGACGTCGCTGGCGAAGCTGTACGCGGTCTGGCACCGCGTCCACATGGACTCGCCCGACGGTTACGCCCGCAGGGTGCTCTTCCGTACGTTCCTGGACGAGAACCGGCGCCGGCGGTGGTGGGACCGGCCGACCGCGCACGAGTACGACGTGGCGGCCCCCGCGCAGGACCCGGAGCTGCGCCTGACGCTGCTGGCCGCCCTGCGGCAGGTGCCGGACCGCAGCCGGGCGGTGCTGGTGCTCCGGTTCTGGGAGGACCAGAGCGTGGAGGAGACCGCGGCGGCGCTGGGATGCAGCGCCGGCACGGTGAAGAGCCAGACCTCCCGGGGGCTGGCCACGCTGCGCCGCGTCCTGGGCGACACCCCGCTGACGCCGTCCGGGAACGGGGCCTGGACCGGGGCCGGGACCGGTGCGGGCGGGCGCGCCGGAGTCAGCTATCCGAAGGCGGAGCGGTGA
- a CDS encoding peptidoglycan-binding domain-containing protein, with translation MTRLGRVRRLSGRKKLGVVVGVVVLVGAGGWVAGTQVRSPADAAAARRPPEAGPVTVKVGRQSLTATVVATGSVEFASPRPLALAGQVGAGAAGGAGGEAAGEQRVTRPPVAGTKVEEGDVLMMVNGRPVFALAGTVPMYRALGPGASGDDVRQLQKALRRLGFDPGAASGAYRQGTAGSVTRWYASKGHQAQQPSLADRQQLGALEESVSAAQQALLLANDSGAGGGAGGGAGSDVSEEDGAASPPAESAAQRQVRQLQLSSARKSLDLANAALGSFRESYGTKVPAGEVVFFPKLPVRLDKVTVKAGDSPSGPVGTVTSSDVVVETVVPGSDAALLSKGMAVELTTAAGEKAVGTVSALGADAAATSSTAGSAGSEESEGSTGSAGAGSPGGEEEPDGATDPTAPVQLRISVPDPGPLAGQASASVKVTIKIGASAGKVLTVPLAAIRTAADGQARVRVRRGDGTADVRVTVGLSAAGLVEVKPVDGGKLSQDDEVVVGE, from the coding sequence GTGACCCGGCTCGGCAGGGTACGGCGGCTCAGCGGCCGCAAGAAGCTCGGTGTGGTCGTCGGTGTGGTGGTCCTGGTCGGCGCGGGCGGCTGGGTCGCCGGTACGCAGGTACGCTCCCCCGCCGACGCCGCCGCCGCGCGCCGCCCGCCCGAGGCGGGCCCGGTGACGGTCAAGGTCGGGCGCCAGTCCCTCACCGCGACCGTGGTGGCGACGGGTTCCGTCGAGTTCGCCTCGCCCCGGCCACTGGCGCTGGCGGGCCAGGTCGGCGCCGGGGCGGCCGGGGGCGCGGGCGGCGAGGCGGCCGGGGAGCAGCGGGTCACCAGACCGCCGGTCGCCGGTACGAAGGTCGAGGAGGGCGATGTGCTGATGATGGTCAACGGCCGTCCGGTGTTCGCGCTCGCCGGAACCGTCCCGATGTACCGCGCCCTGGGGCCCGGCGCCTCCGGCGACGATGTGCGGCAGCTCCAGAAGGCGCTGCGGCGGCTCGGGTTCGACCCGGGGGCGGCCAGTGGGGCGTACCGCCAGGGCACGGCCGGCTCGGTCACCCGCTGGTACGCGAGCAAGGGCCACCAGGCGCAGCAGCCGAGCCTGGCGGACCGGCAGCAACTGGGGGCGCTGGAGGAGTCGGTGTCGGCGGCGCAGCAGGCGCTGCTGCTGGCGAACGACAGCGGCGCGGGCGGAGGCGCGGGCGGAGGCGCGGGCTCAGACGTAAGCGAGGAGGACGGCGCCGCCTCGCCGCCCGCGGAGTCCGCCGCCCAGCGGCAGGTACGGCAGCTCCAGCTCAGCTCGGCGCGGAAGTCGCTGGACCTCGCGAACGCCGCCCTCGGCAGCTTCCGGGAGTCCTACGGGACGAAGGTCCCGGCCGGTGAGGTCGTCTTCTTCCCGAAGCTGCCGGTACGGCTGGACAAGGTGACCGTGAAGGCCGGGGACTCCCCGTCGGGCCCGGTCGGTACGGTGACCAGCTCCGATGTGGTGGTGGAGACGGTCGTCCCCGGCTCGGACGCCGCGCTGCTCAGCAAGGGCATGGCCGTCGAGCTGACAACGGCGGCCGGGGAGAAGGCCGTTGGGACGGTGAGCGCGCTGGGAGCCGATGCCGCCGCGACGTCCTCGACGGCGGGATCGGCGGGATCGGAGGAGTCGGAGGGGTCGACGGGATCGGCGGGGGCCGGTTCGCCGGGCGGCGAGGAGGAGCCGGACGGTGCGACCGACCCCACGGCTCCGGTCCAGCTGCGTATCTCCGTACCGGACCCGGGTCCGCTGGCCGGTCAGGCCAGTGCCTCCGTGAAGGTGACGATCAAGATCGGGGCCTCGGCGGGGAAGGTGCTGACCGTACCGCTCGCCGCGATCCGTACGGCGGCCGACGGCCAGGCCCGGGTACGGGTACGGCGCGGCGACGGGACGGCCGATGTGCGGGTGACCGTCGGGCTCTCGGCGGCCGGACTCGTCGAGGTGAAGCCGGTGGACGGCGGAAAGCTGTCGCAGGACGACGAAGTGGTGGTGGGCGAGTGA
- a CDS encoding ABC transporter ATP-binding protein, producing MTFQSEPAESTTSAEPTAPTAPAEPTVIELTAVERTFDSVPPVQALRGVDLAVRRGEHLSVVGPSGSGKSTLLNTLGLLDRPTAGTYRLDGVETTGLGDPERTALRGSRIGFVFQSFHLLPYRTVDENVMMAETYRRPRPGRGRGSRRARARESLERVGLGHRSGFRPDRLSGGERQRVAIARALMSEPALLLCDEPTGNLDSENTLSVLSLFDDLTAQGMTLVLITHDETVSRRAGRRVRITDGLLTREAG from the coding sequence GTGACGTTCCAGAGCGAGCCCGCCGAGTCCACCACGTCCGCCGAGCCCACCGCGCCCACCGCACCCGCCGAGCCCACGGTCATCGAACTCACCGCCGTGGAGCGGACATTCGACTCCGTACCGCCCGTACAAGCGCTGCGCGGTGTCGATCTGGCCGTACGGCGCGGTGAACACCTCTCCGTCGTCGGCCCGTCCGGTTCCGGGAAGTCGACCCTGCTGAACACCCTGGGCCTGCTCGACCGGCCCACCGCCGGCACGTACCGGCTGGACGGTGTGGAGACGACTGGGCTGGGCGATCCGGAACGCACCGCGCTGCGCGGCAGCCGGATCGGGTTCGTGTTCCAGTCGTTCCATCTGCTGCCGTACCGGACGGTGGACGAGAACGTGATGATGGCCGAGACCTACCGCAGACCTCGTCCCGGCCGGGGCCGCGGCAGCCGGCGCGCCCGTGCCCGCGAGTCGCTGGAGCGGGTGGGGCTGGGCCACCGGTCGGGCTTCCGGCCCGACCGGCTGTCCGGCGGGGAGCGCCAACGGGTCGCGATAGCACGGGCGTTGATGAGCGAACCGGCGTTGCTGCTCTGCGACGAGCCGACCGGCAACCTGGACAGCGAGAACACCCTGTCGGTGCTGTCGCTCTTCGACGACCTGACCGCGCAGGGCATGACCCTGGTGCTGATCACCCACGACGAGACGGTGAGCCGCCGGGCGGGCCGCCGGGTCCGGATCACCGACGGCCTGCTGACACGGGAGGCGGGGTGA
- a CDS encoding ABC transporter permease, producing MDPRDLWAEALAGVLARPVRSALTTLGTVLGITTLVITIGVAATAGNQIVGRFDALTATSVTVKVPAPAPGSEDSGPLVPWSGTEAVGRLAGVESVAALGDSPATNSVRVRSNDVNAPGDTSGQTLAVLAASEGVPAGVRGRMTAGRFFDAGNVARHDQVAVLGDQAAKLLGISRVEDSPAVFFKGQSYTVIGVLGGMKREQRLSTAVLLPSTTAGDRLGLRNVTHVLINTALGAAQQVARQAPIALAPGHQDSLNVSAPADLSKARDNVESDVNGLFLVLGLVSLVVGAIGIANVTLVTVMERVGEIGLRRALGASRRQVAGQFLLESTTIGLLGGVVGAALGIAVVVAVAVTKEWTPVLDLTLAFGAPLAGALVGLIAGLYPSLRAARMEPVDALRAPS from the coding sequence ATGGACCCCCGGGATCTGTGGGCGGAGGCGCTCGCGGGCGTCCTCGCCCGGCCCGTACGGTCGGCGCTGACCACGCTCGGCACGGTGCTCGGCATCACGACGCTGGTGATCACGATCGGGGTGGCGGCCACGGCGGGCAATCAGATCGTCGGCCGGTTCGACGCGCTCACCGCGACCTCGGTGACGGTGAAGGTGCCGGCCCCGGCGCCGGGTTCGGAGGACTCCGGCCCCCTGGTGCCCTGGTCGGGGACCGAGGCGGTCGGGCGGCTCGCCGGGGTGGAGTCGGTCGCGGCGCTCGGTGACTCCCCCGCGACCAACAGCGTGCGGGTACGGTCCAACGACGTCAACGCGCCCGGCGACACCTCCGGCCAGACCCTGGCCGTACTCGCCGCCTCGGAGGGCGTACCGGCGGGTGTACGCGGACGGATGACCGCGGGGCGGTTCTTCGACGCGGGCAATGTGGCGCGCCACGACCAGGTGGCGGTGCTCGGGGACCAGGCGGCGAAGCTGCTCGGCATCAGCCGGGTGGAGGACTCCCCCGCGGTGTTCTTCAAGGGACAGTCGTACACGGTCATCGGTGTTCTCGGCGGCATGAAGCGCGAACAGCGGCTGTCCACCGCCGTGTTGCTGCCGTCCACGACGGCCGGGGACCGCCTCGGGCTGCGGAACGTCACCCACGTACTGATCAACACCGCGCTCGGCGCGGCCCAGCAGGTGGCCCGCCAGGCACCGATCGCGCTGGCCCCCGGGCATCAGGATTCCCTCAACGTGTCGGCCCCCGCGGACCTGTCCAAGGCCCGTGACAACGTCGAGAGCGATGTGAACGGCCTCTTCCTCGTCCTGGGCCTGGTGTCCCTGGTCGTAGGGGCCATCGGCATCGCCAACGTCACACTGGTGACCGTCATGGAACGCGTCGGGGAGATCGGCCTGCGCCGCGCCCTGGGCGCGTCCCGGCGCCAGGTCGCCGGCCAGTTCCTGCTGGAGTCGACGACGATCGGCCTGCTCGGCGGCGTGGTGGGCGCGGCCCTGGGCATCGCGGTGGTGGTGGCCGTGGCCGTCACCAAGGAGTGGACACCGGTCCTCGACCTGACCCTCGCCTTCGGCGCCCCCCTGGCCGGCGCCCTGGTCGGCCTGATAGCCGGCCTCTACCCATCCCTCCGAGCCGCCCGCATGGAACCGGTCGACGCCCTGCGCGCCCCCTCATGA
- a CDS encoding M23 family metallopeptidase — translation MRIPGWMVPVIAVVVITPISIGVGAVMLGTFDDSEAADANISASSDTELKPGDVGVPVVYAKLIRDAAAGCADKALTAPVLAAQLKHGSNFNPRARSIALDGSDGSGGGGEQSLTDPRTEEEKAADGRKDGELLEEETASGESVSSDSPTPDDEASGSESSGSEASGNELPQGTPADRPVTRGIAQFSDADWAVDGIDGNKDGVKDILDPADAIPSLGKKMCALLRTAKEHTDYRGAPLEMALAGYHAGWKTVEKYGGVPRATGADEETYQYVKAVLKYAAQMVVPAGGAAVSGGWTLPVQGPAGTPYHQRGSSWSTGLHTGVDFVVPSGTAVKAIGPGEVVTAGAGGDYGNQVVIRHEDGTYSQYAHLSQVKAVVGQSVLGGALIGWSGATGNVTGPHLHFEIRTGPAFGSDIPPIPYLRAKGLIS, via the coding sequence GTGAGGATCCCTGGCTGGATGGTGCCGGTCATCGCCGTGGTCGTGATTACGCCGATATCGATCGGGGTCGGGGCCGTCATGCTCGGCACCTTCGACGACAGTGAGGCGGCCGACGCGAATATCTCCGCGTCGAGCGACACGGAGCTGAAGCCGGGCGATGTGGGTGTGCCCGTGGTGTACGCGAAGCTCATACGCGACGCCGCGGCCGGGTGTGCCGACAAGGCGCTCACCGCGCCTGTGCTGGCAGCGCAGTTGAAGCACGGGAGCAACTTCAATCCGCGGGCCCGGTCCATCGCGCTGGACGGTTCGGACGGGTCGGGCGGGGGCGGCGAGCAGTCGCTGACGGATCCGCGGACCGAGGAAGAGAAGGCGGCGGACGGCCGGAAGGACGGGGAACTTCTCGAAGAGGAAACCGCGTCCGGTGAGAGCGTCTCCAGTGACAGTCCAACGCCGGATGACGAGGCGTCGGGTAGTGAGTCGTCGGGTAGCGAGGCGTCGGGGAATGAGCTGCCCCAAGGGACCCCCGCCGACCGGCCCGTCACCCGGGGCATCGCGCAGTTCTCCGACGCCGACTGGGCCGTCGACGGGATCGACGGCAACAAGGACGGTGTCAAGGACATCCTCGACCCGGCCGACGCCATACCGTCCCTGGGCAAGAAGATGTGCGCGCTCCTGCGGACCGCGAAGGAGCACACCGACTACCGCGGCGCCCCGCTGGAGATGGCCCTGGCGGGCTATCACGCGGGCTGGAAGACCGTCGAGAAGTACGGCGGCGTGCCGCGCGCGACCGGGGCCGACGAGGAGACGTACCAGTACGTCAAGGCCGTGCTGAAGTACGCCGCCCAGATGGTCGTGCCGGCCGGCGGCGCCGCCGTCTCCGGCGGCTGGACGCTGCCCGTCCAGGGGCCGGCCGGCACCCCGTACCACCAGCGCGGCTCCTCCTGGTCCACCGGGCTGCACACCGGCGTCGACTTCGTCGTCCCCAGCGGTACGGCGGTCAAGGCGATCGGCCCCGGCGAGGTCGTCACGGCCGGGGCGGGCGGCGACTACGGCAATCAGGTCGTCATCCGCCACGAGGACGGCACGTACAGCCAGTACGCCCATCTCTCCCAGGTGAAGGCCGTCGTCGGCCAGAGCGTCCTGGGCGGCGCGCTCATCGGCTGGTCCGGCGCGACCGGCAACGTCACGGGGCCGCATCTGCACTTCGAGATACGCACCGGGCCCGCGTTCGGCTCCGACATCCCCCCGATCCCGTATCTGCGCGCCAAGGGCCTGATCAGCTGA
- a CDS encoding NADase-type glycan-binding domain-containing protein, which produces MREPAREPVRADAPDPELDEADTLPTFPPVVIPPADASPAASASAGSSGSSGASGSADSDASARARALLVPVADQRAAAPPAPDVAPVLPGMPAAPRPRVQAPGGDQTEETGPPCPWCQVGNRPDRHFCRRCGMSLADRPGVPEAPLPWWRRIWSFGEGPVPWAGDRPKLRRGIGRIFTWVAYGLALVLVIYAAFNVGTAWNAARDHFAKRAQITPDSAAASRSFGNHPPKLLFDKVNNSWWGPGISGDAEGEWVEAGFKEPTRLLDILITSGISTKAPDLAEAALPHRMDAIITTSDGKKVTRHIKLDQVSGPQRRKFRAQNVISVRFVIRSAFNVGDDKQVSIAEIEFFTRATTSGT; this is translated from the coding sequence GTGCGCGAGCCCGCGCGTGAGCCCGTACGCGCCGACGCGCCGGATCCGGAGCTGGACGAGGCCGACACCCTGCCCACGTTCCCGCCGGTGGTCATCCCCCCGGCGGACGCTTCCCCGGCGGCGTCCGCGTCCGCCGGGTCCTCCGGGTCCTCCGGGGCCTCGGGTTCCGCCGACTCGGACGCGAGCGCGCGGGCCAGGGCGCTGCTCGTACCGGTCGCCGACCAGCGCGCCGCCGCGCCCCCGGCCCCGGACGTCGCCCCGGTCCTCCCCGGCATGCCCGCCGCGCCCCGCCCGCGCGTCCAGGCGCCCGGCGGCGATCAGACCGAGGAGACCGGCCCGCCGTGCCCCTGGTGCCAGGTCGGCAACCGCCCCGACCGGCACTTCTGCCGGCGCTGCGGTATGTCCCTCGCGGATCGCCCCGGCGTTCCGGAGGCCCCGCTCCCCTGGTGGCGCCGGATCTGGAGCTTCGGCGAGGGCCCGGTGCCGTGGGCGGGCGACCGCCCGAAGCTGCGCCGGGGGATCGGCCGTATCTTCACGTGGGTCGCGTACGGTCTCGCGCTCGTGCTGGTGATCTACGCGGCGTTCAACGTCGGTACGGCGTGGAACGCGGCCCGCGACCACTTCGCGAAGCGGGCCCAGATCACCCCGGACTCCGCGGCGGCGTCGCGTTCCTTCGGCAACCACCCGCCGAAGCTGCTCTTCGACAAGGTCAACAACAGCTGGTGGGGCCCCGGGATCTCGGGCGACGCCGAGGGCGAGTGGGTCGAGGCGGGCTTCAAGGAGCCCACCCGGCTGCTGGACATCCTCATCACGTCCGGCATCTCCACCAAGGCGCCCGACCTCGCGGAGGCCGCGCTGCCGCACCGGATGGACGCGATCATCACCACGTCCGACGGGAAGAAGGTCACGCGCCACATCAAGCTCGACCAGGTCAGCGGGCCCCAGCGGCGGAAGTTCCGGGCGCAGAACGTCATCAGCGTCCGCTTCGTCATCCGCTCGGCGTTCAACGTGGGCGACGACAAGCAGGTCTCGATAGCCGAGATCGAGTTCTTCACCCGCGCGACGACCAGCGGCACGTAG
- a CDS encoding phage tail protein yields MLPAVFADDDLAQRFVAGLDEVLAPLHNVLDCLDAYFKPSLAPADFTRWLGDWVGAGTEGPDTAGYAVGSGGPDLAKSPLAAPGTGHPDDTEATVAMRAAVTAAVRLHRIRGTRRGLAEAVRLAFGVEPEITESGAATWDARPLGPVPGEARPRLHVTVRLPDPGPAAEHRLDRLVAAARPAHMPYTVQVTAAERTSDR; encoded by the coding sequence ATGCTGCCCGCCGTGTTCGCCGACGACGATCTCGCCCAGCGCTTCGTCGCGGGGCTCGACGAGGTCCTCGCGCCGCTCCACAACGTGCTCGACTGCCTGGACGCCTACTTCAAGCCGTCGCTCGCGCCCGCGGACTTCACCCGCTGGCTCGGCGACTGGGTGGGCGCCGGGACCGAAGGGCCCGACACCGCCGGGTACGCCGTGGGATCCGGCGGCCCGGACCTCGCGAAGTCCCCGCTCGCCGCGCCGGGCACCGGCCACCCCGACGACACCGAGGCGACGGTCGCGATGCGCGCGGCGGTGACCGCCGCCGTACGGCTGCACCGTATCCGCGGCACCCGGCGCGGACTGGCCGAGGCGGTACGGCTCGCCTTCGGCGTGGAACCCGAGATCACCGAGAGCGGCGCGGCCACCTGGGACGCCAGGCCCCTGGGCCCGGTCCCCGGCGAGGCCCGCCCGCGTCTGCATGTCACCGTACGGCTGCCGGACCCCGGCCCCGCAGCCGAGCACCGGCTGGACCGCCTTGTCGCGGCAGCCCGCCCCGCCCATATGCCTTACACGGTCCAGGTGACCGCAGCCGAAAGGACTTCCGACAGGTGA
- a CDS encoding putative baseplate assembly protein, translating into MALPSPNLDDRRFQQFVDDAKRYIQQRAPEWTDHNVSDPGVTLVETVAHMADQIVYRLNRVPEKNHLAFLDLIGITLFPPSAARADVTFWLSAPQRQPVVLATGTEVATARTQTEDAVVFATERELTVVPCELSALVVQRTGEEAVDRTADLAESKDVHCFTESPRPGDRMLFGLSAAVPECVVVLELDSQVDGVGVDPRQPPLTWEAWTADGWVTCEVERDTTGGLNRPGEVVLHVPGGHALSRAGRREAGWLRCVVTEPAQDQPFYTTSPTIRSAEAFSIGGTTGVVHAETVRDEALGESTGLPGHRLRLAHSPVVGGPRPLVLQVAERDGWINWQTVGHFAASGPNDRHITLDAATGEIAFGPSVREQDGTLRQYGAVPPKGAPIRARLYRTGGGKAGNVARGAIQVLRDSVPYVSDVVNREAARGGVDGETVQEAKRRAPIALSAQDRAVTLRDYEELARRAAPETARITCLAAEPDEHGAHAVRVLVVPQAVSDPGGRLRFEQLVPGDEMLGRITRFLDERRLIGTRLAVGPPFYQGVTVVATVHAFRGTDTDRVRREAHDALYRHLDPLTGGAHGTGWPFGRPVQAGEVFAVLQRVPGVELVDEVLLHPADPLSGKRGDPTERIDLQPPALVFSFDHRVRVIGDAS; encoded by the coding sequence ATGGCCCTGCCCTCCCCGAACCTCGACGACCGGCGCTTCCAGCAGTTCGTCGACGACGCCAAGCGCTATATCCAGCAGCGCGCCCCCGAATGGACCGACCACAACGTCTCCGACCCGGGGGTGACCCTGGTCGAGACGGTCGCCCACATGGCCGACCAGATCGTCTACCGGCTCAACCGGGTGCCCGAGAAGAACCATCTCGCGTTCCTGGACCTCATCGGGATCACCCTCTTCCCGCCGTCCGCCGCGCGCGCCGATGTCACGTTCTGGCTGTCGGCGCCGCAGCGGCAGCCCGTGGTGCTGGCGACGGGCACCGAGGTCGCCACCGCCCGCACCCAGACCGAGGACGCGGTGGTCTTCGCCACCGAGCGCGAACTCACCGTCGTACCGTGCGAGTTGTCGGCGCTGGTGGTCCAGCGGACCGGTGAGGAGGCCGTCGACCGTACCGCGGACCTCGCCGAGTCCAAGGACGTGCACTGCTTCACGGAGTCCCCGCGGCCCGGCGACCGCATGCTGTTCGGGCTCAGCGCCGCCGTACCGGAGTGTGTGGTCGTCCTGGAGCTGGACAGCCAGGTGGACGGTGTCGGTGTCGACCCCCGGCAGCCCCCGCTGACCTGGGAGGCGTGGACGGCCGACGGCTGGGTGACCTGCGAGGTCGAGCGGGACACCACCGGCGGGCTCAACCGCCCCGGTGAGGTCGTGCTGCATGTCCCCGGCGGTCACGCGCTCTCCCGCGCAGGGCGGCGCGAGGCGGGCTGGCTGCGCTGTGTGGTCACCGAACCGGCCCAGGACCAGCCGTTCTACACCACCTCGCCCACCATCCGCTCCGCCGAGGCGTTCAGCATCGGCGGCACCACCGGGGTGGTCCACGCCGAGACCGTGCGGGACGAGGCCCTCGGGGAGTCCACCGGGCTGCCCGGCCACCGGCTGCGGCTGGCCCACAGCCCCGTCGTCGGCGGCCCGCGGCCCCTGGTGCTCCAGGTCGCCGAGCGCGACGGCTGGATCAACTGGCAGACCGTCGGCCACTTCGCCGCCTCCGGCCCCAACGACCGGCACATCACCCTGGACGCGGCCACCGGCGAGATCGCCTTCGGCCCGTCCGTACGCGAACAGGACGGCACCCTGCGCCAGTACGGCGCGGTCCCGCCCAAGGGCGCGCCCATCCGGGCCCGTCTCTACCGTACGGGCGGCGGAAAGGCCGGCAATGTCGCCCGGGGCGCCATCCAGGTGCTGCGCGACTCCGTCCCGTACGTCTCCGATGTCGTCAACCGGGAGGCCGCGCGCGGCGGGGTCGACGGCGAGACCGTCCAGGAGGCGAAGCGCAGGGCGCCCATCGCGCTCAGCGCGCAGGACCGGGCCGTGACCCTGCGGGACTACGAGGAGCTGGCGCGGCGCGCGGCGCCCGAGACCGCCCGTATCACCTGTCTGGCGGCCGAGCCGGACGAGCACGGCGCGCATGCCGTACGGGTGCTGGTCGTGCCGCAGGCGGTCTCCGACCCGGGCGGCCGGCTGCGCTTCGAGCAGCTCGTCCCGGGCGACGAGATGCTGGGCCGGATCACCCGCTTCCTGGACGAACGGCGCCTGATCGGGACCCGGTTGGCCGTCGGCCCGCCGTTCTACCAGGGGGTGACCGTCGTCGCGACCGTGCACGCCTTCCGCGGTACGGACACCGACCGGGTCAGGCGGGAGGCGCACGACGCCCTGTACCGCCACCTCGACCCGCTGACCGGCGGGGCGCACGGCACGGGCTGGCCCTTCGGGCGCCCGGTGCAGGCGGGCGAGGTCTTCGCGGTGCTCCAGCGGGTGCCCGGCGTCGAGCTGGTGGACGAGGTGCTGCTGCACCCCGCCGACCCGCTGAGCGGCAAGCGCGGCGACCCCACCGAGCGGATCGATCTCCAGCCGCCCGCGCTGGTCTTCTCGTTCGACCACCGTGTCCGGGTGATTGGGGACGCGTCATGA
- a CDS encoding GPW/gp25 family protein: protein MAEQFVGSGWAFPLRISPTGGIAMVSGDREVEEAIRLVLSTAPGERPMRPEFGCAIHDMVFAPVNEATAGRIQHEVHSCLDRWEPRIEVDDVVVSAGDEQGVLFIDVRYSITGTNNPRSLVFPFYVIPSHDGPEGSGTSDEHFGSDR from the coding sequence ATGGCGGAACAGTTCGTCGGCTCCGGCTGGGCGTTCCCGCTGCGCATCAGTCCCACCGGCGGGATCGCCATGGTCAGCGGGGACCGCGAGGTCGAGGAGGCCATCCGGCTCGTCCTGTCCACCGCGCCCGGCGAGCGGCCGATGCGCCCCGAATTCGGCTGCGCCATCCACGACATGGTCTTCGCACCGGTCAACGAGGCCACCGCGGGCCGGATCCAGCACGAGGTCCACAGCTGTCTGGACCGCTGGGAGCCGCGCATCGAGGTGGATGACGTTGTAGTCTCCGCGGGCGACGAACAGGGCGTCCTCTTCATCGATGTCCGCTACTCGATCACGGGGACCAACAACCCGCGCAGCCTGGTCTTCCCGTTCTACGTGATCCCCTCCCACGACGGGCCCGAGGGGTCCGGCACGTCCGACGAGCACTTTGGAAGCGACCGCTGA